The Trichocoleus sp. sequence GGCTATCGCCATTCACCAAAACGAGATAACGCTGTGCGGCGCTTGGTGCTGTTGTGGGCATTGCCGGAACGGTTACTGAGGCAGGTGGCATGACCGCTGGAGCCGCACTAGATGGCAAAGGTGCTTGTCCTGTAACGGGCGGTGGCGGTGGCAGCCCATCTACAACCTGTTGTGCCAGCAATAATCGATCGCCTGGATCACGCATCGGTTCTGCCCAGGCAACCGCACTTGAAAGAATCAAACTACTCCCCACGAATCCTGCTAACCAGGGGATTGAAGCTGCAATATTCATAATCTCGATCGGCTCAATCACCAGAAATTGGCTGCAAGTCTAACACAGGAATTCATTTGTGGATAAGTTTTCTGAGATTGTGTCAATTGCTTAAAAAATGGCTCTTTAGCAAAAGAGAGTAGGTACGATCGATCGCTGCCATAGCACGACCCAACAACATGAACCAGAGTCCGAATGCTAGTCTAGAGGTTGAAATATTCCGTTAGGATTTATCATTTTTGTTTTGGGTTTATTGCCAAATCCATCACGGTTGACCTCGTTTTATTTCCAGGCATCGAGATCCATGAGTAAAGTTGTTGTCGGTCTCTCCGGCGGAGTCGATAGTTCAGTTGCAGCGGCAGCCCTCCACCGTCAGGGCTATGAAGTAGTTGGTTTAACCCTTTGGTTGATGAAGGGAAAGGGTCAGTGCTGCTCTGAAGGCATGGTCGATGCGGCGCAACTTTGCGAGGAATTAGGCATTCCGCATCATATTGTGGACAGCCGAGAAGTTTTTGAGAAATACATTATTGATTACCTGGTCAGCGGATATGGGGCAGGCATTACGCCCCTGCCTTGCTCTCAGTGCAACAAAGCGGTGAAGTTTGGTCCGATGCTGCAATATGCCCGCGAGGAGTTGGGCATCGATCGCATTGCCACCGGACACTATGCCCGCATCACGCCAGATCCACAAACCGATCGATATCAGCTACGACGGGCGATCGATTCTACAAAAGACCAGTCGTACTTTTTGTATGATCTGAGCCAAGAGATTTTGGCGCATGTGGTCTTTCCTTTAGGCGAGCAGACGAAAACAGAAACGCGCCGCATGGCAGCAGAATTTAATCTGCACACTGCCGAAAAGCCAGAAAGCCAGGATCTTTGTCTGATTGAAGCTCATGGCTCAATGAAGACCTTCCTCGATAAGTTTCTGCCGCCTCAAAAGGGCGAAATTGTTGATCCGTCTGGCAAAGTGCTGGGTCAGCATGAAGGCATCCATCACTACACGATCGGGCAACGGCGAGGCATTGGCATTGCTCACTCAGAGCCTTTGTATGTCATTGGCATTGATGCCGGAAAAAATCGTGTGATTGTGGGCGATCGAACCCAGGCACAAAACACTGAATGTACTGTGCAGCAAGTCAATTGGGTTTCCATTGCCGAACCCACTGCTCCCATCCGGGCAGAAGTCCAAATTCGCTATCGATCGGTGGCAGTTCCCTGTACGGTGATGCCCTTAGCAGATGCGCGAGTCAAGATCATCTTTGATGACCCACAGTTCAGCATCACTCCTGGTCAGGCAGCCGTCTGGTATCACGGAGATGTGCTATTGGGTGGGGGAATTATTGAGCGAGAGGGGAATGGGTAATGCGGTGATTGGGTTGGATTTCTGGCATCGCTAGATTCAAAGATAATTTGCCTCTCTCGCCCCTCAACTTATCCTGACTGAGGAAACAAGGCTGCAAAATCTCCCAAAATTGGGAAAGTTAGGGGGCAATGCAGGAATTCAGTTCGCAGCCTCATCCTTCTACTCAGCAACGCCAGATTTTCTAGCCCCCTACATTTTCAAGATGGGGAAGTTGCCGATCGCGTGGCAGGCTGGAGCAGTCGCGTGATGGATATGCTGCATTCTCTAATAGAGAAGAAATGCCAGTTTCCAATGACTCATTGCCCCCAAAGCGGATTGCTCCGCTCTAATTTTGCCAACCCAAATTAATTTCTAACCAGCCATTTTTGACCATTCAATCGCTGAACTGCATAGAACAGTAGCAAATCGAGCGTGACTTTCCGTTCGTCAATCATGAAAGATTCAAGGGTGCTGGGAGGAGCGCTGGTATCGGAGTAGCAGAAGAACTTGGGAGCCTGGATGTCTTCTTTGGAGAAGATGATAAAGAACTGTCGTCGATCGCCCGATCGCCATTTTCCAATCACCTGCCACAGTTTGGAGCTATCCATGCCTCGAATTGGGAGTTCGCGTTGCTCGAGGGTGAGGTCAACATCCTGAATGCCCATTTTGCCGAGCATTTGCTGCAATCCGGGTAAAAAATGCTGGTTCATTAACTCTAAAAAAGGCTTATCTTCCAGAGCTGGTGGTTTTTCCTTTTTTGGAGCTTTGGGCTTTGCTTCCGCCGCAGGAGCAGTTTCAGCAGGCTTGGGGGTTGTTTCGTCTGACATGGCTTGACTCACTCATAATTTGGATTGAGGTTTGCTGGATTTCCCCAGTGGGAACAGCATATGCCGCGAGGATTCCTCTATGTTTTTATAGTAAACGGTCACTTCAGCCCACAATGCACTAAGAACAGAAACTTGGCTTCAAGAATCTCAATCATTGGTATAAGGGTGCCGCTAAGAGTGTTGCTGGATTCTTGAGTGAGCAGGGAATACTGGGAGAGTCGGAAACCCGAATTCAGGCTAGACAGCAGGACATTTTGTGCACTAGGGGCTAGGCTGTTGTGATACGTTATAGTGCTGTTTTCGATCGCTCCTCAACGGTATTCACAGAACACCATCACATCCTATGCCAGCTTCGATCGCTTACCTTGGACCCTCCGGAACTAATGCTGAAACGGCGGCAATTGCTTGTGCAGAATGGATGAAGCAAACCACCGGGGAGACAATGGAACTCTGCCCCTATCCCAGCATTCCCAAGGCGATTCAGGCAGTCGCGCAGCAGCAAGCACAAATGGTCGTTGCACCCGTTGAAAACTCCACTGAAGGAACTGTGCGAACAACGCTCGATACAGTCTGGCAGTTAGGAACGTTACAAATCCAGCAAGCCCTGGTGCTGCCAATTCCCCATGCGCTCATTTCCTATGCGCCCGATTGCGAATCGATCGAAACGGTCTATTCTCATCCTCAAGCCATTGCTCAATGTCAGGGTTGGCTAGAGCGCTACTTGCCCCAGGCTCAACTTATTCCCATCAACTCAACCACTGAAGCACTCCAGTATTTGCCAGGTAATCCCCAAATTGGCGCAATCTCTGCACCGCGAGCTGCCCAAATCTATAACCTGCCTATCCTTGCCCAACCGATCAACGATCTGCCTGATAATTGCACGCGTTTTTGGGTGATGAGCCTTGAACCTTCTTTCATCGGACAACATAGCTCACTCGCGTTTAGCTTACCTGCAAATACACCGGGGGCACTCGTTAAAGCGCTTCAAATTTTTGCCGATCGCAATCTCAACATGAGCCGCATCGAGTCTCGCCCCACTAAACGATCGCTGGGTGACTATTTGTTTTTTGTTGATTTAGAAGCAAATTTGCAAACTG is a genomic window containing:
- the mnmA gene encoding tRNA 2-thiouridine(34) synthase MnmA, with translation MSKVVVGLSGGVDSSVAAAALHRQGYEVVGLTLWLMKGKGQCCSEGMVDAAQLCEELGIPHHIVDSREVFEKYIIDYLVSGYGAGITPLPCSQCNKAVKFGPMLQYAREELGIDRIATGHYARITPDPQTDRYQLRRAIDSTKDQSYFLYDLSQEILAHVVFPLGEQTKTETRRMAAEFNLHTAEKPESQDLCLIEAHGSMKTFLDKFLPPQKGEIVDPSGKVLGQHEGIHHYTIGQRRGIGIAHSEPLYVIGIDAGKNRVIVGDRTQAQNTECTVQQVNWVSIAEPTAPIRAEVQIRYRSVAVPCTVMPLADARVKIIFDDPQFSITPGQAAVWYHGDVLLGGGIIEREGNG
- a CDS encoding DUF2996 domain-containing protein, which gives rise to MSDETTPKPAETAPAAEAKPKAPKKEKPPALEDKPFLELMNQHFLPGLQQMLGKMGIQDVDLTLEQRELPIRGMDSSKLWQVIGKWRSGDRRQFFIIFSKEDIQAPKFFCYSDTSAPPSTLESFMIDERKVTLDLLLFYAVQRLNGQKWLVRN
- the pheA gene encoding prephenate dehydratase; this encodes MPASIAYLGPSGTNAETAAIACAEWMKQTTGETMELCPYPSIPKAIQAVAQQQAQMVVAPVENSTEGTVRTTLDTVWQLGTLQIQQALVLPIPHALISYAPDCESIETVYSHPQAIAQCQGWLERYLPQAQLIPINSTTEALQYLPGNPQIGAISAPRAAQIYNLPILAQPINDLPDNCTRFWVMSLEPSFIGQHSSLAFSLPANTPGALVKALQIFADRNLNMSRIESRPTKRSLGDYLFFVDLEANLQTESVRSALAELENCTETLKIFGSYDIQIVQEGKLLPG